Proteins encoded within one genomic window of Polyodon spathula isolate WHYD16114869_AA chromosome 32, ASM1765450v1, whole genome shotgun sequence:
- the LOC121303385 gene encoding mtp family protein isoform X1: MTSSKTSPQTLLDSSRSLCCHVRTSAMAIGLVHMMFSCTVLIDTTMKVSYGKDSCGFPHPPFLSVKERVLDTTTNFFLILGMFFSGLSLLYGVLKYREGLLISFLVLQSADIVLSVLSLFYAHLGLPGTLNYEELLRKWTYLNGAHDLSPQDVNKFMIIFSTVFILALLIKSRESNQIQPRPSTPLPVCSGLTQRKKDCLRNLLTYPKIYMVSCVGKCYRFIKIRNQPPSDNKYKPMAVLPSYDEALMLPSKGDPPAYKGP; encoded by the exons ATGACCTCCTCCAAGACTTCTCCCCAGACCCTGCTGGACTCCTCCAGGTCCCTGTGCTGCCATGTCCGCACCTCGGCCATGGCCATCGGCCTCGTCCACATG ATGTTCAGCTGCACCGTGTTGATCGACACCACTATGAAAGTGTCCTATGGGAAAGACAGCTGTGGATTCCCTCACCCCCCCTTCCTCTCCGTCAAGGAACGCGTCT TGGATACAACCACCAACTTCTTTCTGATCTTGGGGATGTTTTTCTCTGGTCTCAGCCTGCTGTATGGGGTGCTCAAg TACCGGGAGGGCCTGCTCATCAGCTTCCTGGTCCTGCAGAGCGCTGACATTGTTCTGAGCGTTCTGTCTCTCTTCTACGCCCATCTGGGGCTCCCAGGGACCCTCAACTACGAAGAGCTCCTCAGGAAATGG ACCTACTTGAATGGTGCGCATGACCTCTCACCCCAAGATGTCAACAAGTTCATGATCATTTTCTCCACCGTCTTCATCCTGGCTCTGCTTATTAAG TCTCGAGAATCGAACCAAATCCAGCCCAGACCctcaacccctctcccagtctgCTCAGGACTGACTCAGAGAAAGAAAGACTGTTTGAGGAATTTATTGACTTATCCCAAG ATCTACATGGTGAGCTGTGTGGGGAAGTGCTACAGGTTCATCAAGATTCGCAACCAGCCTCCCAGCGACAACAAATACAAGCCCATG GCTGTGCTTCCCTCCTACGATGAAGCCTTGATGCTGCCCTCCAAAGGAGACCCCCCAGCCTACAAGGGACCCTAA
- the LOC121303385 gene encoding mtp family protein isoform X2 — MTSSKTSPQTLLDSSRSLCCHVRTSAMAIGLVHMMFSCTVLIDTTMKVSYGKDSCGFPHPPFLSVKERVLDTTTNFFLILGMFFSGLSLLYGVLKYREGLLISFLVLQSADIVLSVLSLFYAHLGLPGTLNYEELLRKWTYLNGAHDLSPQDVNKFMIIFSTVFILALLIKIYMVSCVGKCYRFIKIRNQPPSDNKYKPMAVLPSYDEALMLPSKGDPPAYKGP, encoded by the exons ATGACCTCCTCCAAGACTTCTCCCCAGACCCTGCTGGACTCCTCCAGGTCCCTGTGCTGCCATGTCCGCACCTCGGCCATGGCCATCGGCCTCGTCCACATG ATGTTCAGCTGCACCGTGTTGATCGACACCACTATGAAAGTGTCCTATGGGAAAGACAGCTGTGGATTCCCTCACCCCCCCTTCCTCTCCGTCAAGGAACGCGTCT TGGATACAACCACCAACTTCTTTCTGATCTTGGGGATGTTTTTCTCTGGTCTCAGCCTGCTGTATGGGGTGCTCAAg TACCGGGAGGGCCTGCTCATCAGCTTCCTGGTCCTGCAGAGCGCTGACATTGTTCTGAGCGTTCTGTCTCTCTTCTACGCCCATCTGGGGCTCCCAGGGACCCTCAACTACGAAGAGCTCCTCAGGAAATGG ACCTACTTGAATGGTGCGCATGACCTCTCACCCCAAGATGTCAACAAGTTCATGATCATTTTCTCCACCGTCTTCATCCTGGCTCTGCTTATTAAG ATCTACATGGTGAGCTGTGTGGGGAAGTGCTACAGGTTCATCAAGATTCGCAACCAGCCTCCCAGCGACAACAAATACAAGCCCATG GCTGTGCTTCCCTCCTACGATGAAGCCTTGATGCTGCCCTCCAAAGGAGACCCCCCAGCCTACAAGGGACCCTAA